The sequence below is a genomic window from Nitrosomonas sp..
ACAAGAGTCTCGGACTCAGTAGCGCGGATGCGAGCAAGGGGCAGCACTGCCGGGCGGAATTTTTTGCTCAGGGAATAGGGTGGGTGCCGGTTGATCCCGCAGACGTGCTCAAAGTCGTGCTGGAGGAACCGCCGGGTAACCTGCACAGGAACGATCCAAAAGTCGTGGCGATGCGCAGGAGGCTGTTTGGTGCCTGGGAAATGAATTGGCTTGCTTATAATACTGCCCATGATGTTGTTTTGCCGGAGTCCCGGGCCAAGATTGCGTACTTCATGTACCCAAACGGGGAAACCGGTGGAAATGCACTGGATCAACTGGATCCCGATCACTTCAGGTACACGATCTCAGCCAGGCAGATCAAGACCCCTGCGCAGGAGGCATAGAAGGCTTTCTGACATGTGTCTGGATAAGGTTCCTAACATGCCCGTGACCTGAATCAACAATCATGAATGCTGAGAAAATTGCGCTGACGCAAACCGTACAGAAAGGAGGCTGCGCTGCCAAAGTTGCCGCCTCGGAATTGAGTCGAATGTTGCAGCAAGTAAAATTCCCGGCCGCTCATCGTGAGCTGCTTGTTGACGGTGGTTTGCTGGACGATGCAGCGATATACAAGGTGAATGAAGAAATTGCTTTGGTGCAAACCCTTGATTTTTTCACACCGATAGTCAATACGCCGCTTCTTTTCGGAGAGATTGCCGCGGCGAATGCCTTGAGCGATGTCTACGCCATGGGCGGTAAACCGAAGACCGCCATGGGTATTCTGGCTTTTCCTTTAGCGACGTTGCCCGAGCATGTAATTGTCGATGTTATGCAAGGAGCAAGTAATAAAATCGCAGAAGCGGGTGCAAACTTTGTTGGCGGACATTCCATAGACGATGATACATTGAAATTCGGACTTTCCGTAACCGGATTTGTCAATCCAAATCGAGTGTGGACCAATGCCAGGGCGACAAAAAATGACCATTTGATACTTACCAAAGCTTTAGGCACGGGTACGATGACCGCCGCTTTAAAAAGAAATGCGGTGCAGGAAGAAGGCATCATGGAAGCCTTGTTGAGTATGGCGACTATAAACAATATCGTTGATTTTATCGATCCCGGATTGCAGTGCGAGATTCATGCCGCAACAGATATTACAGGTTTTGGCTTCTCGGGGCATTCCATGCAAATGGCCAACGCGAGTCAGGTAACGTTGGCAGTGGATTCAATAAAACTGCCTCGATTTGGTGATGCATTGTATTATCTGGAGAATGGCTTTTTGACAAAAGCTCACCGGACAAATATGGAATACACTGCGCCTAACATCGATGTGTCAAATCTGGATGAGCTTTACAGGCTTTTAATTCATGATCCACAAACCAGTGGTGGTTTGTTATTGAGTGTTTCCGCAGAAGCAAGCCATGCCATTGTTCAGGCATTGCAAACACAGTTTGGTTATGCAGGAATTGTTGGGCGGGTTTTGCCACGCCAAGATAAAGCGGTGATCTTTGAGTAGTCAAAATATCGGGGTTGATGCATTCAAACAGTTGTTCGTAACGGGGACGCCGTTGATTGATGTGCGTGCACCCATAGAATTTGCTCAGGGTGCGCTTCCTGAATCAGTCAACATGCCCATATTGAATAATGAAGAACGCGCGCTTGTTGGGACGACATACAAGAATCAAGGTCAGGAAGCCGCAGTCCGCCTGGGCCATCAGATGATATCGGGAACGGTAAAAGAGGAACGCGTTGCCCGCTGGTCCCGTTTTATTGCCGAGAATCCGGATACTGTTCTTTATTGTTTTCGTGGTGGAAAGCGATCTCAGATCACCCAACAGTGGCTGAAAGATGCGGGTATGGAAAGACCTTTGCTCGTAGGCGGTTACAAGGCCGCGCGCCGGTTTTTAATCAATGCAGTTCAGGCGTTTAGTGCGAAGCATCATTTTGTATTGGTATCAGGCCCCACCGGGAGTGGCAAGACAACGCTTATAAATGAAGTCACTGATTTTTATCCTGCTGTGGACCTGGAGTTTCTCGCGCAGCATCGTGGTTCAGCGTTTGGTGCCCGGACTATTCCTCAACCGACACAAGTGGACTTTGAAAATCGCCTGGCTGTCACTGTCATGAAACTTGAAAACAGATTACAGCCGCAAACAAGTCTTCTTGTTGAAGATGAGTGTCGCCATATTGGAAAAAATTGTTTGCCGGAAAGTTTTTTTGCCCGTTTAAGATGTTCAGATGTAATTTGGCTCGATGAACCGCTTTCTGTCAGGGTCGAGAATATTTTTAAGGATTATATTCTTGATACCGCGATAGGCCGCGTTTGCCTGCAAGTTGCGTTGGATGAAGAAACGCAAAAAAATCATGCGCTGATTATTTATGAAAATTACAAAAAGGCTTTAACGGCGATTAGCAAGAAGCTGGGAGGGGTGCGAACCCAGGAAATCATGATTGATCTGGAAGCGGCGCGCTTGGATTTTTTAAACAGAAACGAAATTCAATCCAACAAACTCTGGATAGAAAAACTTTTAAAGTATTATTACGATCCGTTGTATCTAAAATCATTGGATCGGCGGCGGCCGACGGTTCTTTTTAAAGGTTCAAAAAACGCAGTCATTGAATATTTTAAAAAAACTGCTGCAGCGTCAGATTTGAATTGATGATGAGCTTGTATATTTAAACACATTTTTTTGATGCAGCTACAACATGCTCAAACGCCAAAATAACTGTGGGTGAATTTGCCAGATGATGGTGATGGGGAAGTTTTAGACCTTGAGAAGAACAATGAATGTTGTTTTGTACAACCTGGACATCCGGACTGGCACCTCTGGGTAATTTCTCAATGATTAAGCCGGAGTAACTACTTATAGACAAGTTCCATTTTTCAGAAATAACAATCAACTTTCAAACGTCAATGTTTCTCCGAAAACCGCCCGCCAGTCCTGGTTGAAACGATCTACTGCAGGCTTTACGGCTGGCTGGGTAAGCATTGCATCAGCGATGTCAACCGGAACAGTCATTGCGGATACGCCGGCGTTGAGTACGCCCACTACCTGCTGCATGTTTCTGAAGCTGGCTGGCAGTAGCTTGCCGGGTAGCTGATGTCGATCAATCAGTGCCTGCAGATCGGCGACAACGCCAATACCGTCAAGCCCTTTTTCTTTGGTGGCATCAATGCGGTTTACATATGGGGCCAGATAATCAGCGCCGCACAGTGCGGCCAGAAATCCTTGCTGCACGCTGTAAATAGCTGTCGCCAATACCGGGATATGTTGCGCTTTCATCATTTTAATGGCCGTCAGGCCTGTTTCGGTCGCAGGTACTTTGACGATGATATCAAAGGGCAGTTTACGAAGATTCAGCGCTTCGTTGAGCATGGCGTCTGCGGTTTCGCTGACGACCTGCACATGAATCCGCGCTTTTTGGCCTAATGCATTGGTAACTTTCGGCAGCAGTTCATTCAATCCTGTTTTTGCTCTGGCCAGAATCGACGGATTGGTTGTTATGCCGCGTATAGGCAGGCACGCGCCTAAACGGGCAATCTGGTTGGTGTCGGCGGTATCGAGGTATAACTCAAACATAATGTATTATTGAATAATTGTGCGCTAAAGTGTGCTGTTATTCTCCATAAATCTGCACGCTGACTTTGCGTGTGTGCGGTCCGTCCAGTTCGTACAACATCACCGCTTGCGAGGTGACCCACCTATTGGTCGCTTCAAACAGGACAATCTGCACACCTTGTTTTGAAGGGAAAGTTAAAGGGTCAGCAGTGATTCCTTTTAGGTAGTCTGACATGGAATGTTGTTCCTTTACCTAAAATTGAATTGACCTGCAAAGTGCCTTTGTGCGCCTGAATAATTTCATGCGCTAATGGAAGACCAAAACCAGTTCCACTCTCTCCTGCAGTTCCTGTTGTAGATGTTTTTATATCGTAGGAAAAAAGATTATCGATAGCTTCGGGATGTATGCCGATACCCGTATCAGTTACAGCAATGATGGAGTCGTCTCCTTCGGGCATATGAATTGTTATAGAATCGCCTTGATTGCAGAATTTTATGGCATTTGATATCAGATTATTAAAGACTTCAGTCAGTAACTTTTTATCCGCATAGATTTGAGTTGGTTCGTTTATTTCATTGGTCAGCACAATACCCTTATTGTTTGCCATCGGGGCATACTGTTCAACAATCGAATTGATCATTTCATGTACGTTTATAAACTCTAATCCAAGATTGATCTTCCCGCTTTTGATTCTACTCAGATTTAGCATTTCATTGATTAAAGCATTCATGTCATGACATGCGGATAGGGCTGCATCAAGCATTCTATTGGCATTATCGGGAAGCTGGGTGTTTAATTTCACTAATTCGATGTATCCCATTATTCCATTAAGCGGGGTTTTAAGATCGTGGGAAACAAGTGTAACGAATTTGTCCTTCAGTTTAGTGGCATCTTCGGCTTCGTCTTTAGCCTTTTGTAATTTCTTTTCGGTTTGCTTTCGTATTTTAATTTCTTGTTCTAACTTTGAATTGATATTAAAAAGGTTTTTTTTACTGTGGTCGATTTCAAAAATAGTATTTGTAAGCAGTTGCGCTTTTACATGAGACAAATAACTAATGCAACGCATTGCCAGAGATTTCTCAATCAGTTTGTTGTTTATTGCGTTAGCATTAGAGATGGTTTCGTTAGAGATTTGACGGTAATCGGTTCCCATATTCTAATTCTCGATAAGATCAAGTCCGCACGGAAGTTGTTTCAAGTAGTCAATGGCTACTTGCACTTCATTACTTTCGATAACTGAGCCATGCTGAGGTAGTATGCGATCAATGGGTATTTTCTCAAAACGTTCCATCGCCCTTTTAAGATATTTATTGCCCGGCATATAG
It includes:
- a CDS encoding HAMP domain-containing histidine kinase, whose amino-acid sequence is MGTDYRQISNETISNANAINNKLIEKSLAMRCISYLSHVKAQLLTNTIFEIDHSKKNLFNINSKLEQEIKIRKQTEKKLQKAKDEAEDATKLKDKFVTLVSHDLKTPLNGIMGYIELVKLNTQLPDNANRMLDAALSACHDMNALINEMLNLSRIKSGKINLGLEFINVHEMINSIVEQYAPMANNKGIVLTNEINEPTQIYADKKLLTEVFNNLISNAIKFCNQGDSITIHMPEGDDSIIAVTDTGIGIHPEAIDNLFSYDIKTSTTGTAGESGTGFGLPLAHEIIQAHKGTLQVNSILGKGTTFHVRLPKRNHC
- the mnmH gene encoding tRNA 2-selenouridine(34) synthase MnmH gives rise to the protein MSSQNIGVDAFKQLFVTGTPLIDVRAPIEFAQGALPESVNMPILNNEERALVGTTYKNQGQEAAVRLGHQMISGTVKEERVARWSRFIAENPDTVLYCFRGGKRSQITQQWLKDAGMERPLLVGGYKAARRFLINAVQAFSAKHHFVLVSGPTGSGKTTLINEVTDFYPAVDLEFLAQHRGSAFGARTIPQPTQVDFENRLAVTVMKLENRLQPQTSLLVEDECRHIGKNCLPESFFARLRCSDVIWLDEPLSVRVENIFKDYILDTAIGRVCLQVALDEETQKNHALIIYENYKKALTAISKKLGGVRTQEIMIDLEAARLDFLNRNEIQSNKLWIEKLLKYYYDPLYLKSLDRRRPTVLFKGSKNAVIEYFKKTAAASDLN
- the selD gene encoding selenide, water dikinase SelD, with amino-acid sequence MNAEKIALTQTVQKGGCAAKVAASELSRMLQQVKFPAAHRELLVDGGLLDDAAIYKVNEEIALVQTLDFFTPIVNTPLLFGEIAAANALSDVYAMGGKPKTAMGILAFPLATLPEHVIVDVMQGASNKIAEAGANFVGGHSIDDDTLKFGLSVTGFVNPNRVWTNARATKNDHLILTKALGTGTMTAALKRNAVQEEGIMEALLSMATINNIVDFIDPGLQCEIHAATDITGFGFSGHSMQMANASQVTLAVDSIKLPRFGDALYYLENGFLTKAHRTNMEYTAPNIDVSNLDELYRLLIHDPQTSGGLLLSVSAEASHAIVQALQTQFGYAGIVGRVLPRQDKAVIFE